The DNA sequence GGACGTACGACCCCGTGGCCCGGTCGATGCCCGCGTGGATGGCCAAGCCCTTGCCCCCGTTCCGCGGGAGGAGGCAGCACTCGAGCCGGGGCTGGCCGAGGTCCGCGATCGCTTTCTCCAGCAGCGCCGGGGTCCCGTCGTCGGAGCCGTCGTCCACGAAGACGGCACGGTAGCGGGGGAACTCCCGGACGAAGCCGGCGACGGAGCGGACGATGCCCGGCAGGATGTCGGCTTCGTTGTAGACGGGGAGGATGAGCGTGATGTCCGCGGGAGCGTGCGTACCCTTCCCGTCGGCGGAGGGGCGGGCATCGGCCTTCGGCCCTTCGGCGACGGGTACAGGCGTAGTGATGGCGGCGTCCGGGTTGCGGAACAAGGCGGCCCTCCCTGAAAACGGGACACCATACCCGCTTTCCGGCCCAAAATCAAGTCTCCCGTACGCCGGCCGAGCCGAGGCCGGCGTTGGGGCGGTACGCCGGCCGAGCCGAGGCCGGCGTTGGGGTTGCGGAGAAAACAAGGGGCAAGGGCGCGATCCCGGCCGCCCCTCCCGAGGGAACCGGCATCGGCGCTGCCGCGCGCCTCGGCTCGGCGCGCGTACCTTGGGGCGCGCGCGCACGGGGTCAATTCAAGGGGGATTCGGCCACTTCCTGCATGAAGGTCTCGAAGTTCTCCTCCACGGTGTCGCCGCACTTGTTCCGGATGAAGTCGCTGGACATGAGTACGCGGACGATGGTGACCATCGCGGCCTTCTGCGTGGGGGAAAGGCCCTTGGCGCCCTTGGGGAAGTCGACCAGGCGGGCGAAGGAAGCCCCCAGTTCCCCGTAGCTGTTCAGGTACTCCATGGAGAAGTGGTTGAATACCTCGGCCAGGATCTTGGCGAAGGTGGGGTAGGCGTCGAATTCCACCAGGGCGTCGAGGACCTGCTCCCGGGTGGGGTAGTGGGCGGCGTGAACAGGCGGCGGACCAGGCTTCGACACGTCGGCGGCCTCGGTCTCCCCCCGTTTCCGGAAGATCGTCCAGACGATGACGACGATGAGGACCAGGGAAACGGCGCTCCCCGCGATGATAAGTTCCATCCCGTACTTCGAGACGAAGGCGGCGACGGATTCCTGGAGGGTCATCAACATGCCGGGCTCCACCCTTCGAGAATACACCCTTACGATAACCCGCGCGACATCGAATGTCAAATCAATTGGTTCGGAGTTTACCGGTTCCCGGCGATCTCCCGGGCCCGCTGGATCTGGGGGCCGTACTCCAGGGCGATCAGCGCGTAGCGGGCCCGGGCCTCACGGAAGGTGTCCGAGGCCCGGACGGCCAGGGTTCGCCGCGCGATGGGGTCGGGGGCTTCGAGCGCGCGGTCCAGGAGCAGGGTTGCGGATTCCGCGGTCAGGGAGGCGGAGAGTTCCGGTTTGACCTCGCCGGAGACGAGCCCGAGCGCAGCCTCTGCCGCGCGGTATTCCTTGTCGGGGGACTTCCCCGTCATCCGGGCGTACTCCCCCCGCAGGCGGTGGAAACGCGCCCGGTAAAGAAAGAGGTTTGGCTTGTTCTGCCGGGAAATCATCGTCTCGAGGATGGTTTCTCCGGCGGACAGGGCGTCAAACGGTGATTCCTGTTTCGCGAGCCTGGCCTGCGCTTCCACGTAGTGGAAATGCAGGCGGGTCAGATTGTGCGGTTCGGATGCCGGGGCCGCGGTTTCCCAGTTCCGCAGGGCCTCCACCGCTTCCCCGAGGGTCGCCCGGGGGTCTTTCCCGCCCGAGAGGTCGTTAAATACGAGGTTGACGAGGGTGTCGAAATGCATGAAGAAGATCTGCTTGCGGGCGGGGCCCTTCAGGCCCGGGGCCGCGGCCAGGTCCCGCAGGGCGTCGAGGGGTCGCTGGGGGTCCTTCCCCGCCAGGAGGTCCCACGCGACTTCCGCCTGCAGCAGCATGGCGGTCCCCAAGCCGGGTAATTCCAGGTCGGGGTCGAGGGCAAGGGCCCTGCCGAGGGAAGTCTTCGCCTCGGCAATGAGGGGGGTTGGGTCCCGCCCGGCTTTCAGTTCCCAGCGGATTTTCGTCAGGAGGGCGACCCCCAGGTTCTGGTGCATCAAGGCCTCTTCGCTCAGCACGCGAAGGGCCCGCCGGTAGGCCTGGATCGCCTCGTCCAGGGCCGGGCCGGGGTCTTTTCCCTGGGCGGCGAGGATTCGGCTCTGCCCGAAGCGCGTGTTCCCGAGCTGGACGCTGAAGTTGGCGCCCCCCTCGCCGGCGAGGGCTTCCCCCTTGCGAAGGACCGCCGTGGCCTCCTCCAGGAGGGCTACGGCCCGGGGGTGGTCGGAAGACGGCAGCGCGTTGGCCCTGAGCTGCAGGAACGCACCCAGGAACAGGTATCCCTCAGGGAGCGCCGGTGACGCTGCCACCAGTTTGCGGGCTTCCCGCAACCCCTCGTCGAAAACCGGGGGGGCTGAGTCGATCCCGTTCTGGATCAGGTGTTCCGACAGGATGAATTCGATGTGGAGGACCATGATCGTCTCGGCTGCCGCCGCCGGGTCGATGACGAGGCACGCCCGTCGTTCCTGCCGGGACTGTTCCAGGAGTTTTTCGGCGCCGGCGAGGTCCCCGGCTCGCAGGCGTTCCTTCGTGTGGATGTACAGCAGGTGCATCCGTTGTTTCCGGGGTTCGCTGTCGCTGGGGTAGCGCCGGACCAGGTCGTCCACGAGGGCGGCGGCTTGCGCGAGCGGGGTTGAGGCGTTCCCCGGCGCTTCCGGTGCGCCCGGTTGGGGGGCGCGTTCGATGAGGATGCTCGTCAGAAGGCCCTGGATGTCGGCCTGCCAGGGGAAGCGGGCCAGCCCTTCCCGCGCTTTCGCCTCCGCCGCGGCGCTCTTGCCCTCGCGAAAGGCCAGCAGGGCTTCCACGTACTCGGGGGAAGCGCTCATCACGGCCCGGCCTTCCCGGAGGTAGTCCAGGGCGGGGTTTCGAAGCTCCCGGATGGCTTTTCCCAGGGCCGCCGGGCGCTCCGCCGGGTCCAGGACCTGGATTCGGCGGTCCTCGACCTGGTAGAGGCTCATCAGGGTCAACCCGAGGTAGTAGCAGACGTCGGGGGTCCGGAAGTCGTACGCCTCCGCGGCTCTGCGGAGGTGGTCGCGGGCGGGGGTCAGGTCCCCCAGCGCCAGCAGCCCCCGGCCGAGGGCGTAGTGCCCGGGGCCGAGGGCCACGGGCCCCTCCCGCTCCATCCGCGCCCGGATCCGGTCCAGGCGGGCCCGGAGAAACGCCAGCTCCTCCCGCGTGTCGTGGAGGGGCCGGCTTTTCACCCAGGCCATGAAGCTCTCCACGTAGCGCACTTCCCGGTCGAAGAGCGCCGCCAGCTCCACTTTGCGCGCCGATAGGTAGGCGGAGCGGGCCCAGAGCACGGAAAGCGTTGCCAGCAGGGCCAGCGAGACCAGGGCGAGGATGGCGACGGCCTTGTGTTTCCGGACCTTCTTCCAGGCCCGGTAGGCGACGGACGCCCGGCGCGCCGTGATCGGCTCTCCCTCCAGGTAGCGGCCCAGGTCCGCCGCCAGTTCCGCGGCGTCGGCGTAACGCTTGGCCGGGTCCTTCTCCAGGCACTTCATCACGACAGTCTCGAGGTCCTCGGGGATCCGCCGGTCGATGGACCGCAACGGGCGCGGTTCCTCCAGCACGATGCTGGCGAAGATGGCGATGGGGTTGTCTGCGCTCCAGAGGGGCTGTCCCGCCAGGAGTTCGTACAGGGTCGCCCCCAGCGCGTAGACGTCCGTCCGGGGCCCGATTTCGTGGACCCTCCCCGACGCCTGCTCCGGCGCCATGTACAGGGGTGTTCCCACCACCTCCCCCGTGACCGAGACCCCTTTCTCCCCGGTGTCCCGCGCCAGGCCGAAGTCCATGACGAAGGGTTTCCAGGCGCCGCTGGCCGCCTTCTCCAGCATGACGTTACCCGGCTTGATGTCCCGGTGCACCAGCCCCAGCCGGTGCGCCTCCCCCAGTCCCTCCGCCACCGCCTTCACCAGCCGCAGCTTCTGCTCCTGGTAGAGGTGCCCGGCCTGCTGCGAGAGGGAGACCCCGTCGATGTACTGCATGGCGATGTAAGGCTTCCCTTCGATCTCCCCCACGTCGTAGACGCGGCAGACGTGGGTGTGGTCGAGCTTCGCCAGGGCCTGCGCCTCCTTCAGCAGCCGTGCCACCGACTCCGGGTCGTTCACCCGGAGGAACTTGAGGGCCACCGTGCGCTTGAGCCGGGTGTCGGTGGCCCGGTAGACCCGCCCCATCCCGCCCACCCCGAGGAAGGCGTTCACCCGGTAGGGGCCCACCGTGGTCCCCACCAGCGGGTCCTTCTCCGCCTCGCCCGAGGGTCCGAGCAACTTTTCCTCCACCTCGCGGATGGAGGCGGCCAGGTTGTCCTCCGGGGGCACGGGCGTCCGGACGGTGGCCGCGTCGGCGGAGGACGACCCCTCCGGGACGGGTTCCGGCGCCATCTCCCGGAAATGGCAGGTCGTCTTGTCGATTGGCGTTTTCCCCACGGGAATCTCCCACGGCTTGCAAAACCGTCGACAGCGAGAGGCCGGGAGGTTTGCCCCGACGCTTCGGCGCTGATCGGACCGGGCCATCGGGGCTTGCCGGGGCCCTCGTCACTCCACGGTGCGGGCGGGGGCCGGCGGGATGTTCTCCTTCCGGACCGCGTCGTCGCGCTCGAGGGAGAGGACCGGCGCGGTTTTCCTCGGGCAGCCGCGGAGGACGGACTGGCGGATGATCTCCTTCTTGAGGAGCTGGATGGCGAAGGCCGGGTCGATCCCCTTGGGGCAGGCTTCCGAGCAGGCTCCCGCGAAGTGGCAGCGGAAGATCCCGAAGGGGGTGTCCACCACCTCGGCGCGTTCGTGGAAACCCTCGTCCCGGGTGTCGTAGACGTACCGCAGCGCCTGGCCGAGGGGCTGGGGACCCGGGAACTCGGGGAGGCTTCCCACCGTGGGGCAGGCGGACATGCAGAGCCCGCACTTGAGGCAGTAGGAGAACTGCAGGTAGGCGACCAGTTCGTCCGGCGTCTGGCCGAACTCCCCCTCGATCTTTTCGGGGGGCGTGCCCTTGCGGACAATGTAGGGCTTGACCCGGCGATGGGCCTCGAACAGCCGGCTGAAGTCCGTCACGAGGTCCTTCACCACAGGGTAGTTGGGCAGCGGTTCCAGGACCACCACCTTCGCGTGAAGCTTCATGATCTGCTGCTGGCAGGCCAGGGTGGGGAAGCCGTTGATGAACATGCCGCACGACCCGCAGACGCCCATGCGGCAGGACGCCCGCCAGGAGAGGGTGGGGTCGACCTCCGCCTTGAGGTGGATCAGGCCTTCCAGGACGGTCATGCCCTGCATGACGGGGACCTTGTAGTCCTGGAACCGGGAAGGGGCGCCGGGGTCCGTCCCGTCGAAGCGCCGGACCCGGAAGGTGATCTCGGCGATGACTTTGCTGTCGTCGATCTCGGGGGCTTGATGGTGTTCCATGGGTCCTCCTACCGGGGGGTGTTCATCAGGGAGTCCGCCCGGAGGTGCCCCTGAAGGACCGTCACGACGCCGTAGGCCGCGAGGGCCAACCCGACCACGACCACCAGCACACCTGCCGCCTTCTTGGCGCCCAGGGGGATCTTCAGTTCCCAGATGATGGACCGGACCCCGTAAAGGCCGTGGAACAGCCCGAAAATCGCCAGCAGGACGTAGACCGCCGTCATGAAGATCGACTGCATGCGGGGGAGCACGCTCTCCTGGAAGTTGAGCGCGCCGGAGGGCCCCGCGGCGGTCCAGGCGCTCTTCGGGATGAAGCCGAAGAAGGCCAGGACGGTGTCGAAATGCATGATCAGGGTGTGCAGACCCAGCAGGAGGATGAGGATCATCCCCGCCATCATGTGCCAGAACCAGAGTCTAGATTCTTTCATGGGTAACCTCCGGATCCAAAAAATGCCCTGACGGCATCGTTGTTCTCAATAGGCCAGTCCAACATACTCCAGGGCCGTGCGATAGACATCCAAATGTTCGTGGCCGAATGTCATCTTGTTCTTTCCTGTTTCGACTCCCGACCCCGACTCCCGACCCCGATTCCGATTCCGACCCCGATGGGGGTCAGCTAGGCGATCAGGTGGAACAGCTCGAAGAAATCCAGCGTCCCGATCACCGCGAGGACGGCGATGAGGCTGATGCAGAGCCAGAACAGGAGCCGGTTGCGGTCCAGGCACGTCGAGTAGGGGTAGATGTTCTTGTAGGGCTTGCCCAGGTTGAGCCCCATTTCCGCCCAGAAGAGGCGGAACCCGTTGACGGCGTGGAAGAGGATGCACAGGAAGAGCAGGTACTCGCCCACGTGAAGCGGCTTCACGGTGTCCATGACCTTGTTCCAGCTCGCTTCGCCGCCCACCTTCTGGGCGGTGACGAAGAGGTGCAGAACCAGGTAGAAGATGATGCCGAGGCCGGTCAGCCTCTGCAACGTGTAGGCGGGGCGCTGGAGACCGTACTTGCCGGCCCAGACCCAACCCCGGAGCCCCAGGTCGTTTGGTTTCGCCATTGGCGCCTCCTGATCCTCAGTATTTCCGTTCCACCGGTTTCCAGTGGGTGATGGTTACCGGCAGGTAGTCCAGCCTGACCCCGTCGCCGTCACGGACGGCCAGGGTGTGCTTGCACCATGTCTCGTCGTTGCGCACGGGGAAGTCGCGGCGCGCGTGACCGCCGCGGGACTCCTCCCGGACCAGTGCGCCCTCCACGGAGCACATGGCGCACGTCAGCAGGAAGTCCAGCTCGACGGCCATCATCAGGTCGGTGTTGTAAACCCGGCCCTTGTCCTGCACCCGGATGTTCTTCGCCCGTTCCCGCAGCTCGGCCACCTTCGCCTTCGCCTCCCGCATCTGTTCACCGGTCCGGAAGACGCCCATGTTCATGTCCATGGTCACGGCCAGCTCACCCCGGAGGGCGTAGTGGCTCTCCTTTCCCTCCTGCTTCAGCAGGCCCTCGAAGAGGCGCTTCTCCTCGTCGGCCACGGCCGCGTCCTTCGCCTCCGGGACGGCCTTCAGCGCTTTGCAGTGGGCGGCGGCCTCGGCCCCGGTGATCTTGCCGTACACCAGGCACTCGCCCGTCGAGTTCGCCCCGAGACGGTTGGCGCCGTGCAAGCTGACGCAGGCGGCCTCCCCGGCGGACCAGATCCCGTCCACGGGGGTCTTCCCGTCGATGTCCGTGTGAATGCCGCCCATGGAATAATGGGCCACCGGGCGGATGGGGATGGCCTGCTCCGCCGGCTCGAGCCCGATGAACTTCAGGCAGATCTCGCGGATGAGAGGGAGCCGGTCCTTGATCTTGGCATCCCCCAGGTGGGTCAGGTCGAGGTGGATGTAATCGAGACCGCGGGGTCCCTTGAAGCCCCGCCCCGCCTCGATCTCCTTCATCTCCGAGCGGGAGACCAGGTCGCGGGGCGCGAGTTCCATCTTCTCGGCGGCGTAGTTGCTCATGAACCGTTCGCCGAGGCTGTTCTTCAGGTAGCCGCCCTCACCCCGGCACGCCTCGGTCATCAGGATGCCGGAGGGGATGAGACCGGTGGGGTGGAACTGGAGGAACTCCATGTCCTTGAGGGGAAGGCCCGCCTTGAACGCCAGGGCCATGCCGTCCCCCGTCACGGTGTGGGCGTAGGTGGTGAAGCCGAACATGCGGCCCGTCCCGCCGGTGGCGATCACCAGGGCCTTGCCCGCCATGGCCAGGAACTCGCCGGTGGCCATGTCGAGGGCCGTCAGGCCGGCGAAGTGGCCGTTCTCCACCTGGACGGAGGTGACGAAGACCTCGTCGTAGCGCTTCACGTTGGCGAACTTCATCAGGGTGTCGTAGAGGACCTGCATCTCGAAGAAACCGGTCTTGTCCGCCGCGTAGACCGCCCGGGGGAAGGAGTGCCCCCCGAAGGGGCGCATGTCGATGCGGCCGCCCGGGGTGCGGGACCAGGGGATCCCCCACTTGTCCAGCAGCAGGATCTCGGCAGGCATGGCCTCCGCGAAACGGAAGACCACGTCCTGGTCCGCCAAAAAGTCCGAACCCTTCACCGTGTCCCACGCGTGGAGATCCAGCGTGTCCCCCTCGTCGGGCCGGAGGACGGCGGCGGTCCCGCCCTCGGCGGCCACGGAGTGGGAGCGCATCAGCTGGACCTTGGACACGAGGCCGATGCTCAGCTCCCCGCCGGAGACGATGGAGGCCTCCACGGCGGCCCGGAGTCCCGCCAGCCCCGATCCCAGAATCAACAGGTCGTGTTTCAGACGTTTGGCCATGGGTGTATCCCTCTTGAAGCCGTGAAATTTGCTGACAGTTTAAAGAACCTGCTCCCGGAAGTCAAGCGTTCCACCGCATGTTTTTCCAGGGACGGGTGTTCCCACGGGTCGTCCCGACCCGGGCGATCAAGGGTGGGCCATGCTGAGAGCGGCGACCCGCGCCGGGACGGCGCGTGCCAACCGCCGTTCCCACGGGTCGTCCCGATCCGGGGGGGGACTCCCCGGCGGAGAGGCTTCGCCGTCCGTGGACAACAGAGCGCCTCTCTCCGCAGAGGCCTCGTCCATCACCTCGACCGAAAGGCTGGGTCCGCCTTTCCCTCAACCTCTCTTGACGGGGGCGAAAGGCGGGGCTATGCTTCCCGCTCCGGGTGATTCGCCGGAGACCTCCATTGCCGGGTTGGATTCATGGATTATTTCGACCTTTACCACTGCCTGCGGGACCGGGTGACCACCGACGTCGACACGATCGATCTCGGAGGCGGAGTCCGGTTGTTCAACCTGGAATTCCGATCGGTGCACGACCGGATCCTGCCCGGGGAGGATACCTATGCCTGCCCGGTCCACGGGGCGGAAACCTTCGGGACGGGCGAGTTTGCCGACCCGCGCGGGGTGGTCGAGGGGATCCTGGATCTGCGGGATTCCCGCGTTCGGGAGAACCGGGAGTTCCGTTACCCCGTTTTTCACCCTCGCGGGGACGGGCGTGCCCGGGACGCCCTCCTGTTTTTTCACGGTTTCAACGAGAAATACTGGCACAAGTACCTGCCCTGGGCCTACCGGCTGGCGGAACGCACCGGCAGGACGGTGATCCTGTTTCCCATCGCGTTCCACATGAACCGGGCGCCGCTGGCCTGGATCGACCGGCGGTTGATGCACCGGGCCAGCGAACAGCGGAAGCATGAGTTCCCGGCCGTGATCGGCTCCTCTCTGTCCAACGCCGCCATCAGTATCCGCCTGCAGGCGAAGCCCCAGCGGTTCTGCTGGTCGGGGCTCCAGACCTATCACGACGCGGTCCGGCTGCTGGAGGACATCCGGGCGGGCGAGCACCCTCTGGTCGAACCCGGCGCGGTCGTGGACCTTTTCGGCTATTCCATCGGGTGCCTGCTGTCCCAGGTCCTCCTGATGACCGACCCGGCAGGGATACTCTCGGACGCGCGCCTGTGCTGCTTCTGCGGCGGGGCCGTGTTCAACCGGATGTCCCCCGTCTCGCGGTTCATCCTGGACAGTGAGGCCAACGTCGCTCTCTACTCCTGCCTCGTGGAACACCTGGACAGCCACCTGCGGGACGATGCCCGGCTGCGCCACCACCTGGGCGAGGCCCACCCCGAGGGGGTCAACTTCCGTTCCATGCTCAGCTATAACGTGATGCGGAAAGAGCGGGAGGCGC is a window from the Acidobacteriota bacterium genome containing:
- a CDS encoding serine/threonine protein kinase; protein product: MGKTPIDKTTCHFREMAPEPVPEGSSSADAATVRTPVPPEDNLAASIREVEEKLLGPSGEAEKDPLVGTTVGPYRVNAFLGVGGMGRVYRATDTRLKRTVALKFLRVNDPESVARLLKEAQALAKLDHTHVCRVYDVGEIEGKPYIAMQYIDGVSLSQQAGHLYQEQKLRLVKAVAEGLGEAHRLGLVHRDIKPGNVMLEKAASGAWKPFVMDFGLARDTGEKGVSVTGEVVGTPLYMAPEQASGRVHEIGPRTDVYALGATLYELLAGQPLWSADNPIAIFASIVLEEPRPLRSIDRRIPEDLETVVMKCLEKDPAKRYADAAELAADLGRYLEGEPITARRASVAYRAWKKVRKHKAVAILALVSLALLATLSVLWARSAYLSARKVELAALFDREVRYVESFMAWVKSRPLHDTREELAFLRARLDRIRARMEREGPVALGPGHYALGRGLLALGDLTPARDHLRRAAEAYDFRTPDVCYYLGLTLMSLYQVEDRRIQVLDPAERPAALGKAIRELRNPALDYLREGRAVMSASPEYVEALLAFREGKSAAAEAKAREGLARFPWQADIQGLLTSILIERAPQPGAPEAPGNASTPLAQAAALVDDLVRRYPSDSEPRKQRMHLLYIHTKERLRAGDLAGAEKLLEQSRQERRACLVIDPAAAAETIMVLHIEFILSEHLIQNGIDSAPPVFDEGLREARKLVAASPALPEGYLFLGAFLQLRANALPSSDHPRAVALLEEATAVLRKGEALAGEGGANFSVQLGNTRFGQSRILAAQGKDPGPALDEAIQAYRRALRVLSEEALMHQNLGVALLTKIRWELKAGRDPTPLIAEAKTSLGRALALDPDLELPGLGTAMLLQAEVAWDLLAGKDPQRPLDALRDLAAAPGLKGPARKQIFFMHFDTLVNLVFNDLSGGKDPRATLGEAVEALRNWETAAPASEPHNLTRLHFHYVEAQARLAKQESPFDALSAGETILETMISRQNKPNLFLYRARFHRLRGEYARMTGKSPDKEYRAAEAALGLVSGEVKPELSASLTAESATLLLDRALEAPDPIARRTLAVRASDTFREARARYALIALEYGPQIQRAREIAGNR
- a CDS encoding succinate dehydrogenase iron-sulfur subunit, with the protein product MEHHQAPEIDDSKVIAEITFRVRRFDGTDPGAPSRFQDYKVPVMQGMTVLEGLIHLKAEVDPTLSWRASCRMGVCGSCGMFINGFPTLACQQQIMKLHAKVVVLEPLPNYPVVKDLVTDFSRLFEAHRRVKPYIVRKGTPPEKIEGEFGQTPDELVAYLQFSYCLKCGLCMSACPTVGSLPEFPGPQPLGQALRYVYDTRDEGFHERAEVVDTPFGIFRCHFAGACSEACPKGIDPAFAIQLLKKEIIRQSVLRGCPRKTAPVLSLERDDAVRKENIPPAPARTVE
- a CDS encoding succinate dehydrogenase/fumarate reductase flavoprotein subunit, translated to MAKRLKHDLLILGSGLAGLRAAVEASIVSGGELSIGLVSKVQLMRSHSVAAEGGTAAVLRPDEGDTLDLHAWDTVKGSDFLADQDVVFRFAEAMPAEILLLDKWGIPWSRTPGGRIDMRPFGGHSFPRAVYAADKTGFFEMQVLYDTLMKFANVKRYDEVFVTSVQVENGHFAGLTALDMATGEFLAMAGKALVIATGGTGRMFGFTTYAHTVTGDGMALAFKAGLPLKDMEFLQFHPTGLIPSGILMTEACRGEGGYLKNSLGERFMSNYAAEKMELAPRDLVSRSEMKEIEAGRGFKGPRGLDYIHLDLTHLGDAKIKDRLPLIREICLKFIGLEPAEQAIPIRPVAHYSMGGIHTDIDGKTPVDGIWSAGEAACVSLHGANRLGANSTGECLVYGKITGAEAAAHCKALKAVPEAKDAAVADEEKRLFEGLLKQEGKESHYALRGELAVTMDMNMGVFRTGEQMREAKAKVAELRERAKNIRVQDKGRVYNTDLMMAVELDFLLTCAMCSVEGALVREESRGGHARRDFPVRNDETWCKHTLAVRDGDGVRLDYLPVTITHWKPVERKY